ATAGCGGTGGATCTGCCCCCGGCTCAGGGCGAGGGTCAGGCGACGTCCCTCCGGGTCGGACAGCAGCCGGCCGCTGTCGGCGAAAATGGTGACGGGAACCTGGCTGTTGCGCTGATCCGAGATCATGACCCCGTTCAGTTCGCCGGTGCGCTCCTTCATTCTGTCTGCGTAGATGACCATCCCCGGGATTTCGGCCATGAAGACCCGCGGCTTGAGGGCGACGCGGGCCTGCCGGCTCGCCATGCTGTAGACCTGGCTGCGGAAGGCGTGGTTGGCCTGCGGTTCGAAAAAAAGAACCAGCGCCGAGGTGCCCAGAGTGGCCAGTGCCGCCAGCAGCAGGGTTGGTTTCAACAGCCGCGTAAGACTGATGCCGGCGGCCTTCATGGCGATGATTTCGGCATCGGCGGAGAGACGCGAAAAGGCGAGCAGGGTGCCGAGCAGGACCGACAGGGGGATGGTGATGGTGAAAAAGGAGGGGAGCAGGAAGCCCAGTAGGCGGACGACGTCGGCGAAGGGAACGCCCTTGCTGATGACCAGGTCGGCCAGTTTCAGTGTGCGTCCCGCCAGCAGGACAAACGTGAAGATCCCCAGCGAAAGGAGCGTGGGGACCAGGATTTCCCTGAAAATATAGCGTTCGATGCGGGTATAGGCCATGGCCGGAGCATCTTATTACAGTGCCCGGAACTTGTAAATGAAAGAGATTTTTTCCCTTGCCTGCCCCGGGGGCACATGTTATAGAAACGCGTTACCCGACCACACACGTCTCCCGATCCGGATTTGGGTCTTCCGGCGGTTCGGGGAGTCGATCCGGAGACGACGGGGGCGGAGGAAAAAACCCGAAAAGGAGAAGTCGCACATGTCCCAGATCACCATGAAGCAGTTGCTGGAGGCCGGTGTCCATTTCGGCCACCAGACCCGCCGCTGGAATCCGAAGATGAAGCCCTACATCTTCGGTGCCCGTAACGGCATCTACATCATCGACCTGCAGAAGACGGTTCGCTATTTCAAGGTCGCCTACGCTTTCGTCCGCGACACCGTTGCCAGCGGCCAGAAGGTGCTGTTCGTCGGCACCAAGAAGCAGGCCCAGGACGCCATCGTCGAGGAAGCGACGCGCGCCGACCAGTTCTATGTCAATCATCGCTGGCTGGGCGGCATGCTGACCAACTATGCGACCATCAAGGCCAGCATCGAGCGGCTGAAGAAGATCGAGGCCATGGCCGAAGACGGTACCTTCGAGCTGCTGACCAAGAAAGAGGTGCTGCAGCTGCAGCGCGAGAAGGAAAAGCTGGAGAAGAACCTGGGCGGCATCAAGGGAATGAACAAGCTGCCCGGTGCCGTGTTCGTCGTCGATCCCAAGAAGGAGCAGATCGCCGTCAAGGAGGCTCGCAAGCTGAAGATTCCGGTTGTTGCCGTGGTCGACACCAACTGCGATCCCGACGAAATCGATTACATCATTCCGGGCAACGACGACGCCATTCGCGCCATCCGGCTCTTCACCTCCAAGATGGCCGACGCCTGCCTCGAAGGGGTTCAGCTGCGCGAGGCACAGCTGCGCACCGAGGCCGAAGGCGGTGAGGGCGAAGAAGCCGCCGAGGCGGCACCGCAGGGACCCGAGGTTGTCGAGAAGCCTGCCGCCACCGAGGCTACCAAGGAGGGCTGATCCGACATTGACAGTGGTCGAGAGGCGGTCGGGGATCCTGGCCGCCTTTTTTCCGGACCGTCAGATAGACAGGAAAACTGAAAATCCAAGCATGACAGGCCACCCTCTGGAGGGTTGGCCGGGGAGGTAGATATGGCAGCAATTACCGCGAAAATGGTAGCCGAGCTGCGCGCCAAGACCGGCGCCGGCATGATGGACTGCAAGAAGGCTCTGAACGAAACCGACGGCAACATGGAAGAGGCCATCGACTATCTGCGCAAGAAGGGGCTGTCCGCCGCCGCCAAGAAGGCGGGCCGGGTCGCCGCCGAAGGCATGATCGTCGCGGCCGGTGAAGGCAATGTCGGTGTGCTGGCCGAAATCAAC
This portion of the Geothermobacter ehrlichii genome encodes:
- the rpsB gene encoding 30S ribosomal protein S2, which encodes MSQITMKQLLEAGVHFGHQTRRWNPKMKPYIFGARNGIYIIDLQKTVRYFKVAYAFVRDTVASGQKVLFVGTKKQAQDAIVEEATRADQFYVNHRWLGGMLTNYATIKASIERLKKIEAMAEDGTFELLTKKEVLQLQREKEKLEKNLGGIKGMNKLPGAVFVVDPKKEQIAVKEARKLKIPVVAVVDTNCDPDEIDYIIPGNDDAIRAIRLFTSKMADACLEGVQLREAQLRTEAEGGEGEEAAEAAPQGPEVVEKPAATEATKEG
- the lptF gene encoding LPS export ABC transporter permease LptF, with the protein product MAYTRIERYIFREILVPTLLSLGIFTFVLLAGRTLKLADLVISKGVPFADVVRLLGFLLPSFFTITIPLSVLLGTLLAFSRLSADAEIIAMKAAGISLTRLLKPTLLLAALATLGTSALVLFFEPQANHAFRSQVYSMASRQARVALKPRVFMAEIPGMVIYADRMKERTGELNGVMISDQRNSQVPVTIFADSGRLLSDPEGRRLTLALSRGQIHRYAPHRKETPYQVVGFSRYVVNLPVDAGGGGEKRQPKMKEIPLRQLFRLAKADSTARGRHAAAEIHSRFSRPLTPLLLALLALPLGIQSNRSGRGGGFAIGLVVFLCYYMLVSLANTLAIESGWPVIPTLWAPAAILLACGLVLFQRARQEKELRLLAVLQRRLSGIWRPHRKEV